From a region of the Latilactobacillus sakei genome:
- a CDS encoding peptide deformylase (cleaves off formyl group from N-terminal methionine residues of newly synthesized proteins; binds iron(2+)), producing MIKPIMRDTKFLSQVASPATTADTAVITDLIDTLQANTDRCVGMAANMIGINKRIIIVQMGILPVIMVNPEIIRQHSPYQTEEGCLSLIGQRSTKRYETIEVRYQDRHFKQQQQAFSGWVAQIIQHEIDHCAGILI from the coding sequence ATGATTAAGCCAATTATGCGCGATACCAAATTTTTAAGCCAGGTGGCCTCACCTGCCACAACTGCGGATACAGCAGTTATCACTGATTTAATCGATACTTTACAGGCTAATACAGATCGTTGTGTTGGCATGGCGGCTAACATGATTGGCATTAATAAGCGGATTATTATCGTTCAAATGGGGATTTTACCCGTAATTATGGTCAATCCTGAGATTATTCGTCAGCATAGTCCCTATCAGACTGAAGAAGGTTGTCTTTCATTAATCGGTCAACGTTCAACAAAACGCTATGAAACCATTGAAGTGCGCTATCAAGACCGCCATTTTAAACAACAGCAACAGGCTTTTTCTGGCTGGGTGGCACAAATTATCCAACATGAAATAGATCATTGCGCGGGGATTCTCATTTAA